A stretch of Cyanobacterium sp. HL-69 DNA encodes these proteins:
- the mmsB gene encoding 3-hydroxyisobutyrate dehydrogenase, with protein sequence MTKIAVFGMGLMGLPMTQKLAEANISVMGFNRSAQKLEPLKAQNVPVTTDVKEALDFADCLILMLSDFPAIQEVILSCDSSFAQKTVIQMGTIAPDESRQLCSEIKARGGDYLEAPVLGSIPQVKQGELLLMVGATPQQFEQWQPLFKNYSPEPSLIGEVGQAAALKLALNQMIAGLTSTFALSLSFLEQQGVSVDIFMDILRDSALYAPTFDKKLTRMCDRTYENPNFPTKHLLKDINLFLDATQGKNTNNVTLQAIQTVVQRAIAKGYQDGDYSALIEGIKD encoded by the coding sequence ATGACTAAAATAGCTGTATTTGGTATGGGTTTAATGGGATTACCCATGACCCAAAAACTAGCAGAGGCGAATATTTCCGTCATGGGTTTCAATCGCTCTGCTCAAAAATTAGAACCCTTAAAGGCACAAAATGTTCCTGTCACCACTGATGTAAAAGAAGCTCTGGATTTCGCTGACTGTTTAATTTTGATGTTGTCGGATTTCCCTGCCATTCAAGAGGTTATTTTATCCTGTGATAGTTCCTTTGCCCAAAAAACTGTCATTCAAATGGGTACTATCGCCCCCGATGAAAGTCGGCAATTATGCTCAGAAATTAAGGCGAGGGGAGGAGATTATTTAGAAGCCCCTGTGTTGGGTAGTATTCCTCAAGTCAAGCAGGGAGAATTATTGTTGATGGTAGGAGCGACACCACAGCAATTTGAGCAATGGCAACCTTTATTTAAAAATTATAGTCCTGAGCCTAGTTTAATCGGGGAAGTGGGACAGGCGGCAGCTTTAAAATTGGCGTTGAATCAAATGATTGCAGGATTAACCAGCACTTTTGCCCTCAGCTTGAGCTTTTTAGAGCAACAGGGAGTATCTGTGGATATTTTCATGGATATTTTGCGAGATAGTGCTTTGTATGCCCCTACTTTTGATAAAAAGTTAACGAGAATGTGCGATCGCACTTACGAAAATCCCAATTTTCCCACCAAACATTTACTTAAGGACATCAATTTATTTTTGGATGCCACCCAAGGAAAAAACACTAATAATGTAACTCTCCAAGCTATTCAAACAGTAGTACAAAGGGCGATCGCCAAGGGCTATCAAGATGGGGATTATTCTGCCTTAATTGAAGGAATAAAAGACTAA
- the katG gene encoding catalase-peroxidase KatG — translation MTTNSGKCPVMHGAVTTNSMSKMEWWPKALNLDILSQHDRKTNPMGADFNYQEELKKLDVTALKEDLHALMKDSQDWWPSDWGHYGGLMIRLSWHAAGTYRIADGRGGASTGNQRFAPLNSWPDNVNLDKARRLLWPIKKKYGNHLSWADLITYAGTIAYESMGLKTFGFAFGREDIWHPEKDIYWGSEKEWLATSDNPQSRYSGERNLENPLAAVMMGLIYVNPEGVDGNPDPLKTAHDVRVTFLRMAMNDEETVALTAGGHTVGKCHGNGTEELLGAKPEGAELEDQGLGWMNKTQRGIGRDTMSSGIEGAWTTHPTQWDNGYFQMLLNYDWELKKSPAGAWQWEPINIKEEDKPVDVEDPSIRLNPIMTDADMAMKMDPKYRKISERFYNDPEYFADVFARAWFKLTHRDMGPKTRYIGPDVPPEDLIWQDPIPAGNRDYDVQSVKEKITHSGLSISEMVSTAWDSARTFRGSDKRGGANGARIRLTPQKDWEGNEPERLAKVLNILEGIAADTGASVADVIVLAGNVGVEQCIKAAGFDITIPFSPGRGDATEEMTDAQSFKPLEPVHDGFRNWLKKDYTVSAEELMLDRTQLMGLTAPEMTVLVGGMRVLGTNYGGTKHGVFTEREGVLTNDFFVNLTDMKYLWKPAGKNLYEICDRKTGQVQWTATRVDIVFGSNSILRSYAEVYAQDDNKEKFVQDFVAAWTKVMNADRFDLT, via the coding sequence ATGACAACCAACAGTGGAAAATGTCCCGTAATGCACGGTGCTGTAACCACAAACAGTATGTCGAAGATGGAATGGTGGCCCAAGGCACTAAACCTCGATATTTTGAGTCAGCACGATCGCAAAACCAACCCCATGGGAGCGGATTTTAACTATCAGGAAGAACTAAAAAAACTGGACGTAACAGCCCTAAAAGAAGATCTTCACGCATTAATGAAAGATAGTCAAGATTGGTGGCCCTCAGACTGGGGACACTACGGTGGTTTAATGATCCGTCTGAGTTGGCACGCAGCAGGGACTTATCGCATTGCTGATGGTCGAGGTGGTGCTAGTACAGGCAATCAACGTTTTGCTCCCCTCAACTCTTGGCCCGACAACGTTAATTTAGACAAAGCCCGTCGTCTGCTCTGGCCCATCAAGAAAAAATATGGAAATCATCTCAGTTGGGCCGATTTAATTACCTACGCAGGTACCATCGCCTATGAATCCATGGGTTTAAAAACTTTTGGCTTCGCCTTTGGACGGGAAGATATTTGGCATCCAGAAAAAGATATTTACTGGGGTTCGGAAAAAGAATGGCTTGCAACCAGTGATAATCCCCAAAGTCGTTATTCTGGAGAACGTAACCTGGAAAATCCTTTGGCCGCTGTAATGATGGGTTTAATATATGTTAATCCTGAAGGGGTGGACGGAAATCCAGATCCCCTCAAAACTGCTCATGATGTACGGGTTACGTTTTTGCGTATGGCGATGAATGACGAGGAAACCGTTGCCCTTACCGCAGGGGGACACACAGTGGGGAAATGTCATGGGAATGGTACGGAAGAGTTGCTTGGGGCAAAACCAGAAGGAGCGGAACTAGAAGATCAGGGTTTGGGGTGGATGAACAAAACCCAGCGTGGCATTGGTCGTGATACCATGAGTAGTGGCATTGAAGGGGCATGGACAACCCATCCTACCCAGTGGGACAATGGCTATTTTCAGATGTTGCTTAATTATGATTGGGAACTGAAGAAAAGCCCTGCTGGTGCATGGCAGTGGGAACCCATTAATATCAAAGAAGAAGACAAGCCCGTAGATGTGGAAGATCCTTCAATCCGTCTTAACCCCATCATGACCGATGCTGATATGGCGATGAAGATGGATCCTAAGTATCGGAAAATCTCCGAGCGATTTTATAATGATCCCGAATATTTTGCTGATGTTTTTGCTCGGGCATGGTTCAAACTTACTCACCGAGATATGGGGCCTAAAACTCGTTATATCGGGCCAGATGTACCCCCAGAAGACCTAATCTGGCAAGATCCTATTCCTGCAGGGAACAGGGATTATGATGTTCAATCTGTGAAAGAAAAAATTACCCATAGTGGTTTAAGCATCAGTGAAATGGTATCCACCGCTTGGGACAGTGCCAGAACATTCCGAGGCTCGGACAAACGTGGGGGGGCAAACGGTGCGCGTATTCGTTTAACTCCTCAGAAAGACTGGGAGGGTAATGAGCCTGAGCGTTTAGCCAAGGTCTTGAATATACTTGAGGGGATCGCAGCGGATACAGGGGCTAGTGTGGCTGATGTCATCGTCCTTGCTGGTAATGTTGGCGTTGAACAATGCATCAAAGCAGCAGGATTTGATATTACTATTCCTTTTTCCCCCGGTCGTGGTGATGCAACGGAGGAGATGACCGATGCTCAATCTTTTAAACCTTTAGAGCCTGTCCATGATGGCTTCCGTAACTGGCTCAAGAAAGATTACACTGTTAGTGCCGAAGAATTAATGCTCGATCGCACCCAATTAATGGGATTAACCGCCCCTGAGATGACTGTTTTAGTTGGCGGAATGCGTGTTTTGGGTACTAACTATGGTGGTACGAAGCACGGTGTATTTACCGAGCGTGAAGGGGTATTGACCAATGACTTTTTTGTGAATCTAACGGACATGAAGTATTTATGGAAACCTGCGGGTAAAAATCTTTATGAAATTTGCGATCGCAAAACAGGTCAGGTACAATGGACGGCGACACGGGTGGACATCGTCTTCGGCTCTAATTCGATTCTCCGTTCCTATGCCGAAGTTTATGCACAGGATGACAACAAAGAAAAGTTTGTGCAAGATTTTGTGGCAGCTTGGACTAAGGTGATGAATGCCGATCGCTTCGATTTGACTTAA
- the clpC gene encoding ATP-dependent Clp protease ATP-binding subunit ClpC — translation MFERFTEKAIKVIMLAQEEARRLGHNFVGTEQILLGLIGEGTGVAAKVLKPMGVNLKDARIEVEKIIGRGSGFVAVEIPFTPRAKRVLELSLEEARQLGHNYIGTEHLLLGLIREGEGVAARVLENLGVDLGKVRTQVIRMLGETESAPVGAGGGNRSNKTPTLDEFGSNLTNLAAEGKLDPVVGRQKEIERVIQILGRRTKNNPVLIGEPGVGKTAIAEGLAQRIGNKDIPDLLEDKRVVTLDVGLLVAGTKYRGEFEERLKKIMEEIRQAGNVILVIDEVHTLIGAGAAEGAIDAANILKPALARGELQCIGATTLDEYRKHIERDAALARRFQPVMVGEPTVDETIEILFGLRERYEQHHKLKISDEALEAAAQLSDRYISDRYLPDKAIDLVDEAGSRVRLLNSQLPAEAKELDQELREVLKEKDEAVRSQDFDKAGELRDREMEIKTEIRGLADQKKKNPDVSDSPVVGEEEIAQIVASWTGVPVQKLTESESEKLLHMEDTLHQRIIGQEDAVKAISRAIRRARVGLKNPNRPIASFIFSGPTGVGKTELTKALATYFFGSEDSMIRLDMSEYMERHTVSKLIGSPPGYVGYSEGGQLTEAVRRRPYTVVLFDEIEKAHPDVFNLLLQILEDGRLTDAKGRTVDFKNTLLIMTSNIGSKVIEKGGGGLGFELEDDQTESQYNRIRSLVNEELKNYFRPEFLNRLDEIIVFRQLNKEEVKEISELLLKEVFARLTEKEITLNVTDKFKERLVEEGYNPAYGARPLRRAIMRLLEDVLAEEILSKRLKEGDAALVDVNEEGKVIIKAEENTTPLLAKAGS, via the coding sequence ATGTTTGAACGCTTCACAGAAAAGGCGATCAAGGTGATCATGTTGGCTCAAGAAGAAGCTCGTCGCTTGGGTCATAACTTCGTAGGTACTGAGCAAATTTTGCTTGGGCTAATCGGAGAAGGCACCGGTGTCGCCGCCAAAGTCCTCAAACCCATGGGCGTTAATCTCAAAGACGCTCGTATCGAGGTAGAAAAAATCATCGGCCGTGGCTCAGGATTTGTTGCTGTCGAAATTCCTTTCACTCCCAGAGCAAAAAGAGTGCTGGAATTATCCCTAGAGGAAGCTCGTCAATTAGGTCACAACTACATTGGCACCGAACATTTACTTTTAGGGTTAATTAGAGAAGGGGAAGGAGTCGCCGCTAGGGTTTTAGAAAATCTAGGGGTTGATTTAGGCAAGGTTAGAACTCAAGTCATCAGAATGTTAGGGGAAACCGAATCTGCTCCTGTGGGTGCTGGTGGGGGCAACCGTTCCAACAAAACTCCTACTCTCGATGAGTTTGGCTCTAATTTAACCAATCTCGCCGCCGAAGGAAAATTAGACCCTGTGGTGGGCAGACAAAAGGAAATTGAACGAGTAATTCAAATTCTTGGTCGTCGTACCAAAAATAACCCTGTTTTAATTGGTGAACCAGGGGTAGGTAAAACTGCGATCGCCGAGGGACTTGCCCAAAGAATTGGTAACAAAGACATCCCAGATTTATTAGAAGATAAAAGAGTTGTCACCCTCGATGTAGGTTTATTGGTAGCTGGTACCAAATATCGTGGGGAATTTGAAGAACGACTCAAAAAAATTATGGAAGAAATTCGTCAGGCGGGGAATGTCATCCTTGTGATTGATGAAGTTCATACCCTCATTGGTGCTGGGGCGGCCGAAGGGGCGATCGATGCGGCTAATATTTTAAAACCAGCCCTCGCCCGTGGTGAACTACAGTGTATCGGTGCTACCACCCTCGATGAATATCGTAAACACATCGAAAGAGATGCAGCCCTTGCCCGTCGTTTCCAGCCCGTCATGGTGGGTGAACCTACCGTAGATGAAACCATCGAAATTCTCTTTGGACTACGGGAGCGTTATGAACAACACCACAAACTAAAGATTAGTGATGAGGCCCTCGAAGCTGCCGCTCAATTATCGGATCGTTATATTAGCGATCGCTACTTACCCGATAAAGCCATTGACCTCGTTGACGAAGCAGGATCAAGAGTTCGTTTACTCAACTCTCAACTCCCCGCCGAAGCCAAGGAATTAGATCAAGAATTACGGGAAGTCCTCAAAGAAAAAGACGAAGCGGTAAGATCCCAAGACTTTGATAAAGCAGGGGAACTGCGCGATCGGGAAATGGAAATCAAAACCGAAATCCGTGGTTTAGCAGACCAGAAAAAGAAAAATCCCGATGTTAGTGATAGCCCCGTTGTCGGCGAAGAAGAAATCGCTCAAATCGTCGCCTCTTGGACTGGTGTACCCGTACAAAAACTCACCGAATCCGAGTCGGAAAAACTACTCCACATGGAAGATACTCTCCACCAGAGAATTATCGGTCAAGAAGACGCAGTAAAAGCGATCTCCCGCGCCATCCGTCGTGCCAGAGTAGGTTTGAAAAATCCTAACCGTCCCATCGCATCCTTTATTTTCTCTGGACCGACAGGGGTAGGAAAAACCGAACTTACCAAAGCCTTAGCAACCTATTTCTTCGGCTCAGAAGATTCCATGATTCGCCTAGATATGTCCGAGTATATGGAGCGTCACACCGTATCTAAATTAATCGGTTCACCTCCAGGTTATGTCGGTTATAGCGAAGGTGGACAACTCACCGAAGCCGTACGTCGTCGTCCCTACACCGTAGTATTATTTGACGAAATCGAAAAAGCACACCCCGATGTATTTAACCTCCTCTTACAAATATTAGAAGATGGACGTTTAACTGATGCTAAAGGGCGCACCGTTGACTTCAAAAATACCCTCTTGATCATGACTTCCAACATTGGTTCTAAAGTCATAGAAAAAGGTGGCGGTGGATTAGGGTTTGAACTCGAAGACGATCAAACTGAGTCTCAGTACAACCGTATTCGCTCCCTTGTTAACGAGGAGTTGAAAAACTACTTCCGTCCCGAATTCCTCAACCGTCTTGATGAAATCATCGTATTCCGTCAACTCAACAAAGAGGAAGTCAAAGAAATCTCCGAACTCTTACTCAAAGAAGTATTTGCTCGTCTTACCGAAAAAGAAATTACTTTAAACGTAACCGACAAATTTAAAGAGCGTTTAGTAGAAGAAGGATATAATCCCGCCTATGGTGCTCGTCCATTACGTCGTGCCATCATGCGTCTGTTAGAGGATGTATTGGCAGAAGAAATCCTCTCTAAACGTCTCAAGGAAGGAGATGCCGCCCTTGTGGATGTAAACGAAGAAGGTAAAGTTATTATTAAAGCTGAAGAAAATACAACTCCATTACTTGCCAAAGCCGGTAGTTAG
- a CDS encoding LL-diaminopimelate aminotransferase: MENNWLHRADRLSALPPYVFARLDELKAKAREQGLDLIDLGMGNPDGFAPEPIIEAAKEALSVAQYHGYPPFEGTANFRNAIAQWYQRRYDVELSPDNEALPLLGSKEGLSHLALAYVNPGDTVIVPSPSYPAHYRGPAIAGANIYAPRLSAENNWLIDFDSIPEEVAQKTKIIYFNYPNNPTTATAPREFYEQAVEWARHYQVMLVHDLAYAELAFEGYEPTSLLEIKGAKEIGVEFHTLSKTYNMAGWRVGFVVGNSDIIQGLRTLKTNLDYGIFSVIQAAAQTALELPDSYIHEVQKRYQKRRDFFLEGIKKMGWDVKPSQATMYLWIPTPRNSNSTDFALDLLQKTGVVVTPGNAFGEGGEGYVRVSLIAECDRLGEALQRWENAGIRF, translated from the coding sequence ATGGAAAATAATTGGCTTCACCGTGCAGATCGTTTAAGTGCTTTACCTCCCTATGTTTTCGCCCGTTTAGATGAACTAAAAGCCAAGGCCAGAGAGCAAGGATTGGACTTGATAGACTTAGGGATGGGTAATCCTGATGGTTTTGCACCCGAACCAATTATCGAAGCCGCTAAAGAAGCCCTTTCCGTTGCCCAATACCATGGCTATCCTCCCTTTGAAGGTACTGCCAACTTTAGAAATGCGATCGCCCAGTGGTATCAAAGACGCTATGACGTAGAATTAAGCCCTGATAACGAAGCCTTACCCCTTTTGGGATCAAAAGAAGGTTTATCCCATTTAGCCCTTGCCTACGTCAACCCAGGGGACACTGTCATCGTTCCTAGTCCCTCTTACCCTGCCCATTATCGAGGCCCGGCGATCGCAGGGGCAAACATTTACGCACCCCGTCTCAGTGCCGAAAATAACTGGTTAATCGACTTTGATAGCATCCCTGAAGAAGTAGCTCAAAAAACAAAAATCATTTACTTCAACTATCCTAATAATCCCACCACAGCCACAGCCCCCCGAGAATTTTATGAACAAGCGGTGGAATGGGCAAGACACTATCAAGTGATGCTCGTCCATGACTTAGCCTATGCAGAACTCGCTTTTGAAGGATACGAGCCCACCAGCTTACTCGAAATTAAAGGGGCAAAAGAAATCGGAGTAGAATTTCATACCCTTTCCAAAACCTATAATATGGCAGGTTGGCGAGTGGGATTTGTGGTCGGTAATAGTGACATTATCCAAGGATTGCGCACCCTGAAAACTAACCTCGATTACGGTATTTTTAGCGTTATCCAAGCCGCCGCCCAAACCGCCCTCGAATTACCTGATAGCTATATCCATGAAGTACAAAAAAGGTATCAAAAACGCCGTGATTTTTTCCTCGAAGGTATAAAAAAAATGGGCTGGGATGTAAAACCCTCTCAGGCAACCATGTATCTCTGGATTCCTACCCCTCGCAATTCCAATTCCACTGATTTTGCTCTTGATTTACTACAAAAAACTGGGGTGGTAGTAACTCCAGGTAATGCCTTCGGGGAAGGGGGTGAAGGTTATGTGAGGGTGAGTTTAATTGCTGAGTGCGATCGCCTCGGGGAAGCCTTACAACGATGGGAAAACGCAGGTATCAGATTCTAA
- the metG gene encoding methionyl-tRNA synthetase MetG — protein sequence MNSVNNSITKDTFALTTPLYYVNGLPHVGSAYTTMAADAIARWQRLSGREVLLLTGTDEHGQKIQRTAEENGVEPQAHCDRISATFKELWEKLNIQYDHFSRTTALNHEKIVQEFLGRVWEKGDIYLDQQQGWYCVACEEFKEERELLEDGFCPIHTNRKAEWRDEQNYFFRLSAYQEKLEKFYQDNPDFIQPESRRNEVLNFVKGGLQDFSISRVNLDWGIPIPENPKHTIYVWFDALLGYITPLVEAGEEVTLANALKKWYPYNLHLIGKDILRFHAIYWVAMLMSADLPLPKQVFGHGFLTKDGQKMGKSLGNTLDPLELLDKYDSDAVRYYFLRAIEFGKDGDFNETRFVNTLNADLANDLGNLLNRSLGMLKKYCKGSLDDGLTVSYDNPIKKIGETLCDRTSTAYNKYQFHQACEEIMELVRACNKYIDESAPWTLYKQGESQKVQEILYSVLESVRLSGLLLSPIIPNISSKIYQQLGFNYDFNNKNLSINTEALTDHFAWGILSLNKDLNRAVPIFAKLELGEGN from the coding sequence ATGAATAGTGTTAATAATTCTATTACAAAAGATACCTTTGCATTAACTACTCCCTTATATTATGTTAATGGTCTTCCCCATGTTGGTAGTGCCTATACTACCATGGCCGCCGATGCGATCGCCCGTTGGCAACGGTTATCAGGTCGTGAAGTGCTACTATTAACGGGTACAGACGAACATGGTCAAAAAATTCAGCGCACCGCCGAAGAAAATGGTGTCGAACCTCAAGCCCATTGCGATCGCATTTCAGCCACATTTAAAGAGCTATGGGAAAAATTAAACATTCAATATGACCATTTCAGCCGTACCACTGCCCTCAATCATGAGAAAATTGTACAGGAGTTTTTAGGGCGGGTATGGGAAAAAGGAGATATATATTTAGATCAACAACAAGGCTGGTATTGTGTCGCCTGTGAAGAATTCAAAGAAGAAAGGGAGTTATTAGAGGACGGTTTTTGCCCTATCCATACCAACCGCAAAGCCGAATGGCGTGATGAGCAAAATTATTTTTTCCGTCTGTCTGCCTACCAAGAAAAGTTAGAAAAGTTTTACCAAGATAACCCCGATTTTATTCAGCCCGAAAGCCGTCGCAATGAGGTTTTAAATTTTGTCAAAGGAGGGTTACAAGATTTTTCCATCTCACGGGTAAATCTTGATTGGGGTATTCCCATCCCCGAAAACCCTAAACATACCATCTATGTCTGGTTTGATGCCCTTTTAGGTTACATTACGCCCCTCGTGGAAGCAGGGGAAGAAGTCACCCTCGCCAATGCCCTCAAAAAATGGTATCCCTACAATTTGCACCTTATCGGCAAAGATATATTACGTTTCCATGCCATCTACTGGGTAGCCATGTTGATGTCAGCGGATTTACCTTTACCAAAACAGGTATTTGGGCATGGTTTTTTAACTAAAGATGGTCAAAAAATGGGTAAAAGTTTGGGTAATACATTAGATCCTCTGGAACTTTTGGATAAGTATGATTCCGATGCCGTGCGTTATTATTTCCTCCGTGCCATCGAGTTTGGTAAGGATGGAGATTTTAATGAAACCCGTTTTGTCAATACCCTTAATGCTGATTTGGCTAACGATTTGGGTAATTTGCTTAACCGCAGTTTGGGAATGTTGAAAAAATACTGTAAGGGTAGTTTAGATGATGGTTTGACTGTCTCTTATGACAACCCCATCAAAAAAATTGGCGAAACCCTGTGCGATCGCACTTCCACCGCTTATAATAAATATCAGTTTCATCAAGCCTGTGAAGAAATAATGGAATTAGTAAGGGCTTGTAATAAATATATTGACGAAAGCGCCCCTTGGACATTATACAAGCAAGGAGAAAGCCAAAAAGTCCAAGAAATCCTATACTCTGTCCTCGAATCTGTCAGACTATCAGGATTACTTCTCTCTCCCATTATCCCTAATATCAGTAGTAAAATATATCAACAATTAGGTTTTAATTATGACTTTAATAACAAAAACTTAAGTATAAATACAGAAGCCTTGACAGATCATTTTGCATGGGGAATATTAAGTTTAAATAAAGATTTAAACAGAGCCGTTCCCATTTTTGCTAAACTCGAATTAGGAGAGGGCAACTGA
- the xthA gene encoding exodeoxyribonuclease III XthA yields MKIATWNVNSIRTREDHVKKWLVDQDIDILCLQETKVIDQDFPRQGFMDLGYHVYVYGQKAYNGVAIFSKKPLESIDYGFNDILNNQEKVGILDEQKRVISGVIDNIRIVNLYVPNGNSLSSEKYEYKLQWLELLQEYLTTINPEKTDLLVCGDFNIALEDKDIYKPESREKHVMATPIEREALKSVLRLGLTDVFRQFHPEEGHFSWWDYRQGGFAKNRGWRIDHIYLSPSLLPRAMVCHIDVEPRKLVKPSDHAPVVVEISL; encoded by the coding sequence ATGAAAATTGCAACGTGGAATGTTAACTCAATTCGTACCCGTGAAGACCATGTAAAAAAATGGTTAGTAGATCAAGATATTGATATTTTATGTTTACAAGAAACTAAAGTAATTGATCAAGATTTTCCCCGTCAAGGGTTTATGGACTTAGGTTATCATGTTTATGTTTATGGGCAAAAAGCTTATAATGGTGTGGCTATTTTTAGTAAAAAGCCTTTAGAATCTATTGATTATGGATTTAATGATATATTAAATAATCAAGAAAAAGTAGGCATATTAGATGAACAAAAAAGGGTAATTAGTGGAGTTATAGATAATATTAGAATAGTTAATCTTTATGTGCCTAATGGCAATTCTCTAAGTTCAGAAAAGTATGAGTATAAATTACAATGGTTAGAGCTTTTACAAGAATATTTAACTACTATTAACCCTGAAAAAACTGATTTATTGGTGTGTGGAGATTTTAATATTGCCCTAGAAGATAAGGATATATATAAACCAGAGAGTCGAGAAAAACACGTTATGGCAACTCCCATAGAAAGGGAAGCTCTAAAAAGTGTTTTACGTTTGGGTTTAACTGATGTTTTTCGTCAATTTCACCCAGAGGAAGGGCATTTTAGTTGGTGGGATTATCGTCAGGGGGGATTTGCTAAAAATCGAGGTTGGAGAATTGATCATATTTATCTTAGTCCGTCTCTTTTACCTCGGGCAATGGTTTGTCACATAGACGTTGAACCAAGAAAGTTAGTTAAACCTAGTGATCATGCTCCTGTGGTAGTAGAAATATCTCTTTAA
- the fabF gene encoding beta-ketoacyl-acyl-carrier-protein synthase II FabF, whose translation MSNQQLKRVVVTGLGAITPIGNNLEEYWQGLIQARNGIGLVTLFDTTDHACKIAGEVKEFDPLSFMDKKEAKRMARFSQFAVATSKMALENAGLVIDDSNAHDIGIVIGTGVGGLKVMEDQQEILLSKGPGRVSPFLVPTMIANMAAGLTAIQVGAKGPNSCPVTACAAGSNAIGDAFRLVRGGYAKAMICGGTEAAVTPLAMAGFASAKAMSTRNDDPQTASRPFDKDRSGFVMGEGCGILILEEREHALARGANIYAEIVGYGMTCDAYHMTAPVPEGLGATRAIELALKDGGISPDEISYINAHGTSTPANDVTETKAIKNALGDNARNVVISSTKSMTGHLLGGSGGIEAVATVMAIAHNQVPPTINLTNPDPECDLDYTPHTSRKMPVEVALSNSFGFGGHNVTLAFRKHK comes from the coding sequence ATGAGTAATCAACAACTAAAAAGAGTTGTCGTCACCGGATTAGGGGCTATTACTCCCATTGGCAATAACCTAGAAGAATATTGGCAGGGGTTAATTCAAGCACGAAACGGTATCGGTTTAGTTACCCTCTTTGATACCACGGATCATGCCTGTAAAATTGCGGGGGAAGTGAAAGAATTTGATCCCCTCAGTTTCATGGATAAAAAAGAAGCTAAACGCATGGCAAGATTTTCTCAGTTTGCCGTAGCTACCAGTAAAATGGCCCTCGAAAATGCTGGATTAGTAATTGACGATAGTAATGCCCATGATATAGGTATTGTCATCGGCACTGGGGTAGGGGGTTTAAAGGTAATGGAAGATCAACAGGAAATACTACTCAGCAAAGGACCTGGCCGAGTTTCCCCCTTCCTAGTTCCCACCATGATTGCCAATATGGCCGCAGGTTTAACCGCTATCCAAGTGGGAGCCAAAGGGCCGAATTCTTGCCCTGTAACGGCCTGTGCTGCTGGTTCTAATGCCATCGGTGATGCTTTTCGTCTCGTCCGTGGTGGTTATGCCAAGGCAATGATTTGTGGCGGCACAGAAGCAGCCGTAACTCCTTTGGCCATGGCTGGTTTTGCCTCGGCAAAAGCTATGTCCACCCGCAATGATGATCCACAAACTGCCAGTCGTCCTTTTGACAAAGATAGGAGTGGTTTTGTCATGGGGGAAGGTTGCGGTATTTTGATTCTTGAAGAACGGGAACACGCCCTGGCAAGGGGAGCCAACATCTACGCTGAAATAGTGGGTTATGGCATGACCTGTGATGCTTACCACATGACGGCCCCTGTTCCTGAAGGGTTAGGAGCCACAAGAGCTATTGAATTGGCTCTCAAAGATGGCGGAATTTCTCCCGATGAAATTAGTTATATTAATGCCCATGGTACCAGTACCCCCGCCAATGATGTGACGGAAACTAAGGCCATTAAAAATGCCCTTGGAGATAATGCCCGTAACGTGGTAATTAGTTCTACTAAGTCCATGACAGGGCATCTTTTGGGTGGCTCTGGTGGTATCGAGGCTGTGGCAACAGTAATGGCGATCGCCCATAACCAAGTACCCCCCACCATCAACCTTACCAACCCAGATCCTGAGTGTGACCTAGATTATACCCCTCACACCAGCCGTAAAATGCCCGTAGAAGTAGCTTTATCCAACTCTTTTGGCTTTGGTGGTCATAACGTCACCCTCGCCTTTCGTAAGCACAAATAA
- the acpP-2 gene encoding acyl carrier protein AcpP — protein sequence MNSEIFEKVKEIVVEQLDVDAVDVTAEANFANDLDADSLDVVELVMALEEAFEIEISDEEAEKILTVGAAVEHIQAKTKATA from the coding sequence ATGAACTCAGAAATATTTGAAAAAGTAAAAGAAATCGTAGTAGAACAATTAGATGTAGATGCTGTTGATGTAACCGCCGAAGCCAACTTCGCCAACGACTTAGATGCTGACTCCTTAGACGTAGTAGAATTAGTCATGGCCCTAGAAGAAGCATTCGAAATCGAAATTTCCGACGAAGAAGCCGAGAAAATCTTAACCGTTGGTGCTGCCGTAGAGCATATCCAAGCCAAAACCAAAGCAACTGCTTAA
- the psbK gene encoding photosystem II protein PsbK, with the protein MEATMLIAQLPEAYAMFKPLVDVLPVIPLFFLLLAFVWQAAVGFR; encoded by the coding sequence ATGGAAGCAACTATGTTAATAGCTCAACTACCAGAGGCTTACGCCATGTTTAAGCCCTTAGTAGATGTTTTACCTGTAATTCCTTTATTCTTTCTATTGTTAGCCTTCGTATGGCAAGCAGCAGTAGGTTTCAGATAA